Proteins from a single region of Paraglaciecola sp. T6c:
- the clpA gene encoding ATP-dependent Clp protease ATP-binding subunit ClpA, with protein MLNKELEQTLNEAFIFAREHRHEFMTVEHLLLALLDNGSATEALQACGANVDIIKKELTDFVKDTTPLLLEDANNERETQPTLGFQRVLQRAVFHVQSSGKEEVTGANVLVAIFSEQESQAVYILKKADVTRLDVVNFISHGVSKNDEETPHSIEQDEEGAGQESGSSMLDQYSTNLNELAKEGKIDPLIGRDFEVERSIQILCRRRKNNPLLVGEAGVGKTAIAEGLAFRIVHNDVPDVIANAVIYSLDMGTLLAGTKYRGDFEKRLKGILKELAKDPDAILFIDEIHTIIGAGAASGGVMDASNLLKPKLSSGELRCMGSTTYQEYQGIFEKDRALARRFQKVDVIEPSVADTTKILMGLKSRYEEHHSVRFTQKAIRAAAELSAKYINERHLPDKAIDVMDEAGASQRLLPPSKRKKTIGVTDIEHIISKIARIPEKSVSSSDKESLKNLDRDLKLVVFGQDQAIDTLTDAIRLSRAGLGAETKPIGSFLFAGPTGVGKTEITQQLSNIMGVELLRFDMSEYMERHAVSRLIGAPPGYVGFDQGGLLTDAVIKHPHSVVLLDEIEKAHSDVFNILLQVMDHGTLTDNNGRKVDFRNVILVMTTNAGVQETIRKSIGFKQQDHSHDAMSEINKVFTPEFRNRLDAIVWFNHLEQDVILQVVDKFIIELQVQLDNQGVSLEVTNEARQWLAQEGYDRNMGARPMSRVIQQQVKKELASELLFGELSQGGSVKISLKNKKLVFTFKALKEEKSEA; from the coding sequence ATGTTAAATAAAGAATTAGAACAAACGTTAAATGAAGCGTTTATCTTTGCTCGAGAGCATAGACACGAGTTCATGACAGTCGAGCACCTTCTGTTGGCTTTGCTTGACAATGGCTCTGCAACCGAAGCACTACAGGCGTGTGGTGCAAATGTCGATATTATCAAAAAAGAGTTAACCGATTTTGTAAAAGACACTACGCCACTATTACTTGAGGACGCAAATAACGAACGCGAGACTCAGCCCACTTTGGGTTTTCAGCGCGTATTGCAACGTGCGGTATTTCACGTTCAATCTTCGGGTAAAGAAGAAGTGACAGGAGCCAACGTTCTGGTTGCTATTTTTAGCGAGCAGGAATCGCAGGCAGTATATATTCTGAAAAAAGCCGATGTTACTCGCCTTGATGTGGTTAACTTTATCTCCCACGGCGTGTCCAAGAATGATGAAGAGACACCGCATTCTATTGAGCAGGACGAAGAGGGCGCAGGTCAAGAATCTGGTTCGTCTATGCTAGATCAGTATTCCACGAATCTAAATGAGCTCGCCAAAGAGGGAAAAATTGATCCTCTGATTGGGCGTGACTTTGAGGTGGAGCGCAGTATTCAAATACTCTGTCGTCGCCGAAAGAACAATCCTTTATTGGTCGGTGAAGCAGGGGTAGGTAAAACAGCGATTGCGGAAGGCTTAGCCTTTAGAATTGTTCACAATGATGTGCCTGACGTCATCGCTAACGCCGTAATTTACTCTCTGGACATGGGTACCCTCTTAGCGGGCACTAAATACCGTGGTGACTTCGAGAAGCGCCTTAAAGGGATATTGAAAGAGTTAGCTAAGGATCCCGATGCAATTTTGTTTATTGACGAAATTCACACCATCATTGGTGCGGGTGCAGCATCTGGCGGAGTCATGGATGCATCAAACCTATTAAAGCCCAAATTAAGTAGCGGAGAGCTGCGCTGTATGGGCTCGACCACGTATCAAGAGTACCAAGGTATTTTTGAGAAAGATCGTGCATTAGCACGTCGCTTCCAGAAAGTGGATGTTATCGAACCGTCAGTGGCTGATACCACAAAAATATTGATGGGCCTTAAGTCTCGCTATGAGGAGCATCACAGTGTGCGCTTCACGCAGAAAGCGATTCGCGCCGCGGCAGAGTTGTCAGCGAAATACATCAATGAACGCCACTTGCCAGATAAAGCAATTGACGTAATGGATGAGGCTGGGGCAAGTCAGCGCTTATTGCCGCCCTCGAAACGCAAGAAAACCATTGGTGTGACGGATATTGAGCACATCATTTCAAAAATTGCGCGTATCCCTGAAAAGTCTGTGTCATCCAGTGACAAAGAATCGCTGAAAAATCTTGATAGAGATTTAAAGTTGGTGGTGTTTGGTCAAGATCAAGCAATCGATACATTAACTGACGCTATCCGTTTGTCTCGAGCGGGCCTCGGTGCAGAAACCAAGCCGATTGGTAGCTTTTTGTTTGCTGGCCCAACGGGGGTTGGTAAAACGGAAATTACCCAACAGCTTTCAAATATTATGGGCGTTGAGTTATTACGCTTCGATATGTCTGAATACATGGAACGTCACGCAGTGAGCCGTTTAATTGGTGCGCCCCCAGGGTATGTAGGCTTTGATCAAGGCGGGTTACTGACGGATGCTGTGATTAAGCACCCTCATTCTGTAGTGCTGCTGGATGAAATTGAAAAAGCCCATTCAGACGTGTTTAACATCCTATTGCAGGTAATGGACCACGGAACACTGACAGACAACAATGGCCGTAAAGTGGACTTCCGCAATGTTATTTTGGTCATGACCACGAATGCTGGGGTACAAGAAACTATTCGTAAATCGATTGGTTTCAAGCAACAAGATCATAGCCATGATGCAATGTCTGAAATCAATAAAGTGTTTACCCCCGAGTTTAGGAACCGTTTAGACGCGATTGTGTGGTTCAATCACTTGGAGCAAGACGTGATATTGCAAGTCGTTGATAAGTTTATTATTGAGCTGCAAGTTCAGTTGGATAACCAAGGTGTATCTTTGGAAGTAACAAACGAAGCAAGGCAGTGGTTAGCGCAAGAAGGCTATGATAGAAACATGGGCGCGCGTCCTATGTCTCGTGTTATTCAACAGCAGGTCAAGAAAGAGCTTGCCAGTGAATTGCTGTTTGGTGAACTTAGCCAGGGTGGAAGCGTCAAGATTTCGTTGAAGAACAAGAAACTGGTTTTCACTTTCAAAGCGTTGAAAGAAGAGAAATCTGAAGCCTAG
- the cspD gene encoding cold shock domain-containing protein CspD has translation MAVGKVKWFNNAKGFGFIVPEDGGDDIFAHYSTIQMEGYRSLKAGQEVKYDVQQGPKGLHAENIDFNGEPEQ, from the coding sequence ATGGCTGTTGGCAAAGTAAAATGGTTTAACAACGCAAAAGGGTTTGGTTTTATCGTTCCAGAAGATGGTGGTGATGATATTTTTGCTCATTACTCAACTATCCAAATGGAAGGTTACCGCTCGTTGAAAGCCGGGCAAGAAGTTAAGTATGATGTGCAGCAAGGGCCTAAGGGTCTACACGCTGAAAACATCGACTTTAACGGTGAGCCCGAACAATAA
- the clpS gene encoding ATP-dependent Clp protease adapter ClpS has protein sequence MSKDNTINIEREKQLDTVKQKLAPPPMYKVLLNNDDYTPMDFVIEVLVRFFNLDSEKAHQIMLTVHYRGRAVCGVYTAEIAETKVMQVTQYAKKHQHPLMCTMEQV, from the coding sequence ATGAGCAAAGACAACACAATAAACATAGAGCGTGAAAAGCAGCTAGACACGGTTAAGCAAAAGTTAGCGCCACCACCCATGTATAAAGTTTTGCTGAATAACGATGATTACACACCGATGGATTTCGTGATCGAAGTATTGGTTAGGTTTTTCAACTTGGACTCAGAAAAAGCCCATCAAATTATGTTGACCGTGCACTATCGAGGTCGAGCAGTATGCGGGGTTTACACCGCCGAGATTGCCGAAACAAAAGTAATGCAAGTCACCCAGTATGCCAAGAAGCATCAACACCCGTTGATGTGCACTATGGAACAGGTTTAG